From the genome of Dermacentor andersoni chromosome 3, qqDerAnde1_hic_scaffold, whole genome shotgun sequence:
TTAGTTGATTTCTTACGAAGGCATTTGTATGTTCACACATCGAAGGGTAAATTTGCGACGCGAAATATAAAGGTGCAGTCGAGTGGGCGTAGCACTGTCAAGGAGAAAGCGGCACAAAATACAGGACATATATAGCTGACTGTGCTGTGTATTGCATTGCCTTGTTTCGTCCGTGATTGGTCAACGCAAATTTTAGTTCGCTTACGAAAAAGCTAATTCAAGCGCCTCTTTCCTGATGTCTGCCCACAAATCCATAAACGAAGCTTTCTCTCCTTCCGCCTTAATTTTCGCCTCGAAGCGTTGAAGCTGGTCAGGCTTGAAGTAGTTCTTCCAATCGCCAATTTGAGCATTCCTCACAATGCTGTACTTTCTGCAGTCCCCACCGTAACCGTCCTTACAGGTCATGTTATTTCTAGTCATCATACCCTCCCACTCCTTGCTGCGCAAGTTCATCACAATGACACTCTTCATTTGGCTGGGTGAAGACAGTTCCAGGATCCGGGCTAGCAAGCCATTTTCACCGTCCTCTATAATCTTGACATGGCGATCGCCAAGAAAGCGTGCCAGTTTTAGTACGGTGTCGCGGGGCTCCCTTTTCAGCTGCTCGTAAGTGAGGAAGAGTACGTTGGCCCTGTCTCTGAGAGCGTATCCCTTGGCTACGTGGTCAACATAGGAGCCGTATCCAAAGTCCTTGTTCAAGAAGTACTCAAAGAACTCGTCGAACGTGCCGTCCTCGAAATGGTAGACGCTGAGGTTGGTGACCATGTGaaacagagacacacacacgTCCCAAGGATTTCTGGCCACGTACACATACCTgccgaaagaaataaagaaataaaagatagtAGTACATCGATGAGTATCAGAAACTTCACTGACGCTCATTCATGCAGACTGAATCACACAAAAAAAACTCGTGAAGAGTGAAACCGCTTTCGGAGTAACATCAGTAAAGCGATAGAAGCCGCTTAACTTATAAGAAGTCGGGGGAAAGAAGTGGTGTTCTAGCTTTTCCCGAAAGAAAGTCAGTAAAAAATTGGTAAGGTGAAGGTTTAACTAAGAAATAACATCGAAAACTAGAGGTTTACTAAAACCCACAAGGTGAAGGATGCATCACGAAACTGTAAAATTTCAACCTGCGTAAAGGGGCAGTAAGGTACGAAAGGCTTTGGTTAGGGTAAAGGTATGTCCGACGTATTATAACTTCAACTTTCCTTGCAGGCGCGTTAGGCGGCATTATTTTTTTATATGAAGCACGTCAACGAGCATGCCGTTTGTTTCGGCATGCTTCATGCAGCCACAGTTCCTAAACCACGTGGAGCAGCTAATTACGGCTTTCCCTTGTATTAACGCTCTCTCTCAACTTGTGTTGTGGTGGAGCGCGCCAAGGTTAACGCAGCCGATCAGCTTAAATGATTGGTACAAATACGTCCGTATTTCAGCTGTTCGTACATTTCCCCAATTACGAACATGCCGATGTGGAAGATGTGTTTCACAAATTAATAGAAACTTTAACTATCTAAAGTATCAAAGTGAACCTCCTCACCTAACTGCCAGCTCGGCTGACCAGCCTTCGTGTCACCTTCATTTTTCGTTCGCGAACATGCGCGGGTGACCTTGTCGTGCCGCGTTGTTTTGATGCCCTTTTCAGGAGGCCTGTGGTTTATTCATCACATTTTGCGGACTACTAACAATGCAAGAACTTCGAAATTGGTAGCGCGTGTATACGGCGTCGTATCACACGTTCAGCTTCCGCAGCACACGTTAAAAAAAACACACTTGGCCTCCTTTGTTTGTGCGGAGTTATGCTTTGATGCAGCTTCATCTATTAAAAGCAGTGAATACTGCATTGTGAAATAGTGTATAATACTGGGTTTAGCGCAAACATGAGTCAAAATCTAAACGTGCAGTAACCCATTTTAATTTCAATGAGTGACAGCGCGTGTGAGGACTCGCTTTTCTTTCAAAATAGACGTTTAAAAGTCGGTGTAGGTATTGAGTACATCACACATAAAATATTAGAATAATATGATAATATGCACATACAGCGCGCAAGAATTGGCCTTCAGAAAACTCAAAAGCCCGATCCTGAACTTAGCGCGGTAAAAAAGCGGGCCTACCCGAAAGTACTGCTGGGCAAAAATATGGGTCGCCCTCGTAGGTATGTGTCGTCTAAATATCTTGGCTGATACCAAAAAGGTTACCGTCAAGACAAATAAGCAGTTCAGCTTTCCTTCCACTCCCCCCACGTGAGGGGTGACGCGATAGAGTGCCGTGCACAGTGACTCCATCCAATTCTCGCCCCCAACTCGCTCAGGACGACATTGTCTCTGATCAACTTCAAATTAAGGTTGAATAGACTTTCACATTTTTTATACTTTCACGAAATCTTTAACACATTTCTGGAAGAAGTTCTTCCAGCGCCGGACATATTCCATACGCCTTGTCCGGTCCTATTGTCATACTTTAAAAATGTACTTTAGAAGGGTCCTAAGGGGATGTAATTCATGCTGCTTCATGCATTCAAGTGAAATTTTGAAGTCTTTACATAATTTAGGTATCAAGGTGTTCGTTACGGGTGTTGCCGATGTATGTTTTCTTCCTTGCCATATCACAACTCCACATTCGATAACCTTCCGTTGCCGAATTTTCACAGCGCAGTACcaaggcgcccgttcctgtggtgAGCGTCGACGTCggtctcggcgtaaccgagctaacgagcacaacagcgaaggcTTAACGAGCGAACGCGTAGCGGCATACGAAATAGTACGCGAGCCGCGAATGGCGGACACTAATGGCGGAAAACGGTTTTATGAGGATCCGCCTGACAGCTCGacgcgtactcgtatctggtttCAGCAGGACCTTTAATTTCTTACTATGGTGTGCCCACGCCAGCTCTCGCTTGCGCTTGTTACTTGGTACCCTTCATGCTTGTTTCGTTTGTCATGGTTAGCCAATTTTTTGTAATCGGAGTGTATGCGCGaagcgaattgtgtagtactttccggAAGCCAAATGGCACCAGCGATTAGACTGGAACCATTCGACaaatcatgtataaaagccg
Proteins encoded in this window:
- the LOC126524611 gene encoding sulfotransferase 1C2-like isoform X3 — translated: MEQKGPFYQIIDGVPRCPNVDPLLLKKALNFKASKGDLVQWSFPKSGTHWVQYIIQLILGEGEGVENYDQFTRNTRMMEYVGVDDWRPALPLRCFITHLPPQPEFLCDDAKYVYVARNPWDVCVSLFHMVTNLSVYHFEDGTFDEFFEYFLNKDFGYGSYVDHVAKGYALRDRANVLFLTYEQLKREPRDTVLKLARFLGDRHVKIIEDGENGLLARILELSSPSQMKSVIVMNLRSKEWEGMMTRNNMTCKDGYGGDCRKYSIVRNAQIGDWKNYFKPDQLQRFEAKIKAEGEKASFMDLWADIRKEALELAFS
- the LOC126524611 gene encoding sulfotransferase 1C2-like isoform X1; translation: MLRKRTGSMEQRGPFYQIVDGLPRCPNVDPVLVRKALNFKASKGDLVQWSFPKSGTHWVQYIIQLILNEGEGVENYDQFTRNTRPMEYVGVDDWRPALALRCFVTHLQPQPEFMSNEAKYVYVARNPWDVCVSLFHMVTNLSVYHFEDGTFDEFFEYFLNKDFGYGSYVDHVAKGYALRDRANVLFLTYEQLKREPRDTVLKLARFLGDRHVKIIEDGENGLLARILELSSPSQMKSVIVMNLRSKEWEGMMTRNNMTCKDGYGGDCRKYSIVRNAQIGDWKNYFKPDQLQRFEAKIKAEGEKASFMDLWADIRKEALELAFS